A genomic stretch from Aerococcaceae bacterium zg-1292 includes:
- a CDS encoding DUF1016 family protein yields the protein MQMYVHYYEREMMNEGDNPPIGIVLCADKSDSMVKYTLPEDEKQIFASKYKLYLPSEEELLNELHKEYLTLESYVEKENH from the coding sequence ATGCAGATGTATGTTCATTACTATGAGCGAGAAATGATGAATGAGGGAGATAATCCACCGATTGGTATTGTTTTGTGCGCAGATAAGAGTGATTCAATGGTTAAATATACGCTGCCAGAAGATGAAAAACAGATATTTGCTTCTAAATACAAATTGTATTTACCGAGTGAAGAAGAACTTCTAAACGAATTACATAAAGAGTATTTAACATTAGAAAGCTATGTTGAAAAAGAAAATCATTGA
- a CDS encoding alpha/beta hydrolase, with protein MVKVKRYLGLAAGIAVGLPQLYYAQKRWRRRGKIQPVQILEEKKVSKFETEYRLKAGNNFSLFVKCYDTKEPKGLVQIVHGALEHQGRYAPLIKFLNQNGYAVIANDHRGHGRSLSTDYPKGYLNGFDEIISDLALVTDFGQTLYPDLPIYLYGHSMGSMLARLYLKEHDIKINKLVLSGTPYPSEVAPLGVWFARMINFYQGEYEYNSLISIMPKGSDWLSRSEENLQAVSQDRLSSPLFMNAGNLSVIEMNAALRFEESFKAKNPQLPILNLVGEEDTVITGGDKGLQRSLMQLKRAGYHHIQQHIYPEMRHEIIHEKNAEWVYRDMLAFFED; from the coding sequence ATGGTAAAGGTTAAACGTTACTTAGGACTAGCAGCAGGTATAGCGGTAGGATTACCACAACTATATTATGCACAAAAACGTTGGCGTCGACGTGGTAAAATTCAGCCAGTACAAATTTTAGAAGAGAAGAAAGTCAGTAAATTTGAGACGGAATATCGTTTAAAAGCGGGAAATAATTTTTCTTTATTTGTCAAATGTTATGATACCAAAGAACCTAAAGGGTTGGTGCAAATCGTTCATGGAGCATTGGAACATCAAGGTCGATACGCGCCTTTAATCAAATTTTTGAATCAAAATGGTTATGCCGTGATTGCTAATGACCATCGTGGACATGGTCGTTCATTATCAACGGATTATCCTAAGGGATACTTAAATGGTTTTGATGAAATCATCAGTGATTTAGCATTAGTGACAGATTTTGGTCAAACTTTATATCCAGATTTGCCGATTTATTTATATGGGCATTCAATGGGTTCGATGTTAGCGCGTTTATATTTAAAAGAACACGATATTAAAATTAATAAACTTGTGTTAAGTGGGACACCGTACCCGAGTGAAGTGGCACCACTTGGTGTATGGTTTGCACGGATGATTAACTTTTATCAAGGAGAGTATGAGTATAATAGTCTAATTAGTATTATGCCGAAAGGCTCGGATTGGTTGAGTCGCAGCGAAGAAAATTTACAGGCAGTGTCACAAGACCGTTTATCTTCACCATTATTTATGAATGCCGGCAATTTATCCGTTATTGAAATGAATGCAGCGTTACGTTTTGAAGAGTCATTCAAGGCAAAAAATCCTCAGTTGCCGATTTTAAATTTAGTTGGCGAAGAAGATACTGTCATTACTGGTGGCGACAAAGGTTTACAACGCTCATTGATGCAATTAAAACGTGCGGGTTATCATCATATTCAACAACATATTTACCCTGAAATGCGGCATGAAATCATTCATGAAAAAAATGCAGAATGGGTCTACAGAGATATGCTAGCCTTTTTTGAAGACTAG
- a CDS encoding M42 family metallopeptidase gives MNTTLDYLTQLLEIPSPTGFTTGVTNYLIEVLTGLGYQPYRTAKGNVVVTVQGNDDEKHRVVTAHVDTLGAIVRAVKGDGRLKMDKIGGFPWNMIEGENCLVHRAKTGETISGTILIHQTSTHVYRDAGTAERTQDNMEVRLDAKVTNAQETRDLGIEVGDFISFDPRTIITPDGFVKSRFLDDKVSASILLHLLAVYQKEAVTLPQTTHFMFSVFEEVGHGANSSISDKVVEYLAVDMGAMGDDQQTDEYTTSICVKDASGPYHYEFRQHLVALCQAQDIPYKLDIYPYYGSDASAAMNAGAEVKHALLGAGIESSHSYERTHQDSIDATERLVDAYLKSELVDVK, from the coding sequence ATGAACACAACTTTAGACTACTTAACTCAATTACTTGAAATCCCATCGCCAACTGGCTTTACGACAGGTGTGACCAATTATTTAATCGAAGTATTGACCGGATTAGGCTATCAACCGTATCGGACAGCTAAAGGGAATGTTGTGGTTACCGTACAAGGTAATGATGATGAAAAACACCGTGTGGTCACTGCACATGTGGATACGTTAGGTGCGATTGTTCGTGCAGTCAAAGGGGATGGCCGCTTAAAAATGGATAAGATTGGTGGCTTTCCTTGGAATATGATTGAGGGTGAAAATTGCCTGGTTCATCGAGCGAAAACGGGGGAAACAATAAGTGGAACGATTTTAATTCACCAAACGAGTACACATGTTTATCGTGATGCGGGAACAGCTGAACGGACGCAAGATAATATGGAAGTGCGTTTGGATGCGAAAGTGACGAATGCTCAAGAAACCCGTGACTTGGGTATTGAAGTAGGCGATTTTATTTCATTTGACCCAAGAACGATAATTACACCGGATGGATTTGTAAAATCACGATTTTTAGACGATAAAGTATCCGCTAGTATTTTACTGCATTTACTGGCGGTGTATCAAAAAGAGGCAGTAACATTACCACAGACGACGCATTTTATGTTCAGTGTCTTTGAAGAAGTGGGACATGGTGCTAATAGTAGTATTTCAGATAAAGTAGTGGAGTACTTGGCTGTGGATATGGGTGCGATGGGTGATGACCAACAAACAGATGAATATACAACATCCATTTGTGTAAAAGATGCGAGTGGGCCGTATCATTATGAGTTTCGTCAGCATTTAGTAGCGCTGTGTCAGGCGCAAGATATTCCATATAAGTTAGATATCTATCCTTATTATGGCAGTGATGCATCAGCAGCAATGAATGCAGGTGCAGAAGTTAAACACGCATTATTAGGTGCAGGGATTGAGTCCAGTCACTCCTATGAACGAACTCATCAAGATTCAATTGATGCAACAGAGCGTTTGGTAGATGCCTACCTTAAAAGTGAATTAGTAGACGTAAAATAG
- a CDS encoding thioredoxin family protein: MEKITQFTQLLETIEQVEKVLIYVSTENCSVCTADNPRVQALVNETKIPAFEIKVNELPEAAGQFQLFTAPVVLLFHQGKEWHRQARIIDFDVLKYRMQQLMEDA; encoded by the coding sequence TTGGAAAAAATAACACAATTTACTCAATTATTAGAGACCATTGAACAAGTAGAAAAAGTATTAATCTATGTTTCAACAGAAAATTGTAGTGTTTGTACGGCGGATAACCCCCGTGTCCAAGCGCTAGTCAATGAGACGAAGATACCGGCATTTGAAATCAAGGTCAATGAATTGCCAGAAGCGGCTGGTCAGTTTCAACTCTTTACTGCACCGGTAGTATTGTTATTTCATCAAGGGAAAGAATGGCATCGTCAGGCACGAATTATTGATTTTGATGTGTTGAAATATCGGATGCAACAATTGATGGAAGATGCGTAA
- a CDS encoding patatin-like phospholipase family protein, whose amino-acid sequence MKIGLVLEGGGMRGMYTAGVLDVLLQAGVKVDGIVSVSAGALFGVNYLSNQPGRAIRYNKRFATQRNYIGWYSLLTTGNIVNQQFAYYDVPFELDVFDEATFAASATPFIAVVTNVETGQAEYKMITHPLKQMEILRATSALPYVSKFVMLDGIPYLDGGIVDSIPVAFAQTLGFDKLIVVLTRPNGYRKEEKSNKLAKRFYRHYPQLVDALENRNKRYNATLEQIANDEAAKRLLTIRPSEALKVKRIERNPQRLQAMYDLGVKDGETSLINILDYLSD is encoded by the coding sequence GTGAAAATTGGTTTAGTGCTTGAAGGCGGTGGTATGCGTGGGATGTACACTGCAGGTGTATTGGATGTATTGTTACAAGCAGGTGTTAAAGTAGATGGGATAGTGAGCGTATCAGCCGGTGCGTTATTTGGTGTTAATTACTTATCGAACCAGCCCGGTCGAGCGATTCGTTATAATAAGCGTTTTGCGACGCAGCGAAATTATATTGGATGGTACAGTCTACTAACAACCGGCAATATTGTGAATCAACAATTTGCTTATTACGATGTCCCTTTTGAATTAGATGTATTTGATGAAGCAACATTTGCTGCTTCGGCGACGCCATTTATTGCGGTAGTTACGAATGTTGAGACAGGGCAGGCGGAATATAAAATGATTACTCATCCGCTCAAGCAAATGGAAATTTTACGAGCAACGTCAGCTTTACCATATGTATCCAAATTTGTTATGCTAGATGGTATACCGTATTTGGATGGAGGGATTGTTGATAGTATACCTGTTGCGTTCGCGCAAACACTAGGCTTTGATAAATTAATTGTTGTGTTGACCCGTCCCAATGGTTATCGTAAAGAGGAGAAATCTAATAAATTAGCCAAACGCTTTTATCGCCACTATCCACAATTGGTTGATGCGTTAGAAAATCGTAATAAGCGCTATAATGCAACGCTGGAACAAATAGCGAATGATGAAGCGGCAAAGCGTTTATTAACAATTCGTCCTAGCGAGGCGCTTAAAGTTAAACGAATCGAACGTAATCCACAACGATTACAAGCGATGTATGATTTAGGTGTAAAAGATGGGGAGACATCATTAATAAATATATTAGATTATTTGAGCGATTAG
- a CDS encoding FAD-dependent oxidoreductase, translated as MKVVVIGCTHAGTAAVKTILNENPEAEVVVYERNDNISFLSCGIALYVGGVVKDPQGLFYSNPEELASLGADVHMEHDVTEVDIKAKKVTVKDLKTGEVSETTFDKLVVTTGSWPVLPPFEGFDLENVQLCKNYNQAKEIFSRKTDAKKVVVIGGGYIGIELVEAFGLEGKQVTLIDGLDRILNKYLDKEFTDVLEADLRERNIAVQLNEMVKGFEGEDGKVTKVITDKGEYEADMVIVCVGFRPNTDLVKDQLETMPNGAIIVDNYMKTSHPDVFAAGDSTAVNYNPNDGHAYIPLATNAVRMGTLVGKNINGDKVAYRGTQATSGLHLFGWNIGSTGVTDNSAKMFGLETRSVYVVDNYRPEFMPTNEKIYMKLVYEVGTNRIVGGQVMSKYDCTASANTLSLAVQNKMTIEDLAYVDFFFQPVFDRPWNYLNILAQAAVEQERLSSDN; from the coding sequence ATGAAAGTAGTAGTAATCGGATGTACGCATGCAGGAACTGCAGCAGTTAAAACAATTTTAAATGAAAACCCAGAGGCAGAAGTAGTCGTTTACGAACGTAACGACAATATCTCATTCTTATCTTGTGGGATTGCCTTATATGTAGGTGGTGTAGTAAAAGACCCTCAAGGTTTATTCTACTCAAACCCAGAAGAATTAGCTTCATTAGGTGCAGATGTTCATATGGAACATGATGTTACTGAAGTAGATATTAAAGCGAAAAAAGTAACCGTTAAAGACTTAAAAACAGGTGAAGTTTCAGAAACAACGTTTGATAAGTTAGTGGTGACAACAGGTTCTTGGCCAGTATTACCACCGTTTGAAGGCTTTGACTTAGAAAATGTACAATTATGTAAAAACTACAACCAAGCTAAAGAAATCTTCTCTCGTAAAACGGATGCGAAAAAAGTAGTAGTTATTGGTGGTGGATACATCGGTATCGAATTAGTTGAAGCATTTGGTTTAGAAGGTAAACAAGTAACATTAATTGATGGTTTAGACCGTATCTTAAACAAATACTTAGATAAAGAATTTACAGATGTTTTAGAAGCGGATTTACGCGAACGGAATATTGCTGTTCAATTAAATGAAATGGTTAAAGGCTTTGAAGGCGAAGATGGTAAAGTAACGAAAGTGATTACAGATAAAGGCGAATATGAAGCAGATATGGTAATTGTCTGTGTTGGTTTCCGTCCTAATACTGACTTAGTCAAAGACCAATTAGAAACAATGCCTAATGGTGCAATCATTGTCGATAATTACATGAAAACATCTCATCCTGATGTTTTTGCTGCGGGTGATTCAACTGCTGTTAACTATAACCCGAATGATGGTCATGCTTATATTCCATTAGCAACCAATGCTGTACGTATGGGTACTTTAGTAGGTAAAAACATTAATGGTGATAAAGTAGCGTACCGTGGTACACAAGCGACTTCTGGTTTACATTTATTCGGATGGAACATCGGTTCGACAGGTGTAACAGATAATTCTGCAAAAATGTTCGGCTTAGAAACACGTTCAGTATATGTCGTTGATAACTACCGTCCAGAATTCATGCCAACGAATGAAAAAATCTACATGAAATTAGTGTATGAAGTAGGTACTAATCGTATCGTTGGGGGTCAAGTAATGTCTAAATACGACTGTACAGCATCTGCTAACACATTGTCATTAGCAGTTCAAAATAAAATGACGATTGAAGACTTAGCTTATGTTGACTTCTTCTTCCAACCTGTATTTGACCGTCCTTGGAACTACTTAAACATTTTAGCGCAAGCTGCAGTGGAACAAGAACGTTTAAGTTCAGATAATTAA